Below is a genomic region from Osmia bicornis bicornis chromosome 3, iOsmBic2.1, whole genome shotgun sequence.
CCGTTCAGGTCGGTTCGCGATGAAACAGTTAGCGATTCGAACTGGTCAGCGAGGAATTTTACGGTAatggagaaaagaaaagaagccACGAGGTTGCTGGTAAGTGTACGAAACTTTATTGTAGCTGATCGAGCGATTCGATCGAAGATGCGATCGCTCAGTTAAGAGACGGCGCGCCGCGGCCGGTTTCTGATGAGAAAACTTTAATACGTTAGTTTGTAATGCGCTTCTGCGTAGTCCGTGAAATATGAACGATCCTCTATCTGTGACCAATGCTCGTCTGATATATAGATCAGCCTGGTATTCACTGGCAGCCGGATAATTGAAACGTATGGCCGCGTTCTGTAACTTTGATTAAGACGGGTAATCCGTAGATTCCATTTAAATACGGTGCTCCACAGTAGAATTCCGCGGATGATCTGTTCATAACGTACTGACGTTTGGTTACATTGATATTCCCAGCTGCTTCTAAATGACAAATTTACAATTACCAGGGATTAAAACGGGATCGATTCGAGTTTGAACTTCGGCCCGGTAGAATTGCGAGCTGGTAAACCACAACGCGGATCACCTCATTCGTTTACTAATTTATTAACGCATTGCCGACAAACAACTTTCTCGTGGACAATGTTCAACATTTTCCTTCTATAATTGTGCAAATATATTCAAACGACAGATGTAATCCTGTCGAACGAGCGCACTTTTTCTGCAAACTTTATTAAGATATTATAGCAAAAACGAGGAATAGGAATGAAGCTGTTCTAGCAATTAGCATGTTAATCAATGTAAACAACGATATTTATTCGATTGGTgaaatagaaatagtaataagaATGACAGCAAGATTTGTCAAGATAATTTTCCAATTCTTGGCCGACGCTTTGATGCAAAGTTCTCGAAGGAAGTGGATCTCGGAAGATTCGACCGAATGCTGGCCACGTAGAGAAGCACGTAACCGCGGTGGCGATGACGTGTTCATGCGCGGCACGTTTACCGGAAACCGAGTTATGCAAATTCACGATGCGTGCGACTCTATCTGTTGGCCAGCGCAGCGCTCCGTTCGGATACGTGACAGATATTGTTTTCGAATCACCTGAAGCGTTGACGCGACTCGCGACGATGGACACTCGTGGTTAAATTATGATCAACCTGGTTTACTCCAATTACATGGTTCATACTCTGTTATCCATTACAACACACCACTGATAACAGATATCGGTCTTTATTTACTATTTACTAGGATGCCATAGTATAACTGAGgataatttgcaattttttcaaGTAAAACTAAAAAAgatttacattttatataattaaagggtagaatataaaaataggTAACAAATAAAAGTGCTGCAGAGTGAGAATTCAAAGcacaaagggttaaaattgaaatcttaATAAATTAGACCAGAAGATTTATTGCAGTTtgaagaatgaaaaaagagatcagaataattttcaatctctttgagtaaaataaaaaaaataaaaatcggtTACAAATGAAAGTGCTGCAGAGCAAGAACTCAAAGCACACAGagttaaaattgaaatctcGATTTATTAAACCAGAAGATTTATTCTATTCTGAATAATGAAAAAAGAGAtcagaataattttcatctcttcaagtaaaataaaaaaaataaaaatcggtAACAAACGAAAGTGCTGCAAAGCAAGAACTCAAAGCACACAGagttaaaattgaaatctcGATTTATGAAACCAGAAGATTTATTCTATTCTGAAGAATGAAAGAAGAGatcagaataattttttttatatattacatCGTTAAAGGgttgaatataaaaataggAAACAAATCAAAGTGCCGAAGGGGAGAATACAAAACACAAAATGTTAAAGTTCGAATCTTGATTCATTAGACCAGAAGATTTATTCCACCCTGAAGAATGAAGAAAGAGATCAGATATGTTCTATTAGCGTAATATTTGCGAGCTTAACGGTGTCCCTGTATGTAGATCGGCTTAATAAACGATATTTACGAGCGAGATTACTTAGAAAAGCATTCCAACTATTGTGTCGGCGACCCACGCGTACCGTGGATAACGCGTCGAAACTTTTGACACTCGTCTCAATAAATCACGCCTTATCCGTTTTCAGTTACGGTTAGCAACATCGATTCTCCTAACGTCGGTTCACGCCGACGTTTCTCCTTATCATGAAATAGTGGGCGTCGGACAATCTGCGCCACCGTTTTTCGTTGCTCCACTTTATGGAGTTGCACCTGCGGTGACCTTGTTGGCCCCGGAGCCCATAAAAGAGACTGAAACGATTGTCGCCGGTCCCGTGACTACCACTATAGTCGAGGGATCCTCTTCCGGACCTGTGACTATCCTATCGCCTGGTAGTTCCAGTAAAATCCTGCAAAACACGGCTCCATCGATCGAAGGTAATTCTTTTActctatttaaaaatatttcgaatacaattgaaatttttacgaGTCCGTACTCGATGTCGAGATAGAGGTACGAATTATATAACCGAACCAAGAGTGCTGAGATCCTATTACTCGACGCAGCTTTTATGCGATGCATAAAACGAAGAATTTATTGGAATCACGTATCCTTCGCAGAATGCGCGAGTTTAACGGGTCCATAAATTCGAGCTTGTTCGGAGGAACACGCGTCTGTTGTGACATAAAcaggaattttatttcagaaacGACGAATATATCGAGTGTACCAGCGGATGATTCGGTGCTCGTTAGAGGAGCGTCGTCTGGTCCGGTAACGTTGGTAGCCCCTTCCGATAATTCCGTCGCTATCGGCGTCGCTGATAACGCAGCGTCAGCCGGAACGGAAACAAAGAAAGGCGTCGTTGCTACGTCAGCGAAGGCGTCTGTCGCAATCGAAAACGCAGAAGAATCGTCGCCGACCGCGGATGCATCAGCGAACACGGCGGCAATTAAAGAAACAATAGGAATAGCGTCAGCGAACGCTGTAATAGGTCCCTCCACAGGTCCCATAGTTATTACTGGTCCAACAGCACCGCCGTTGCCTATTGCTCTCGCTACTTCAACATCTTCATCAGCGACTGTTTCTGCTTCCACGACTGTTACTTCTATCAATGCGACTACCACAGCGGCTGCAAATGTTTCTAGTATCTTAACTGATGATGGAGGAAACGATGAAGCTCCTCTTCTCACAGGTGAGGATATTTTTGAAAGAggattaactttttttttttcattttctaaattaaaatcgaATGTCGGTTTTAAGAGATCCAATTTGTAAATCGATTCCAGCATCAGGATACTTACTATTTACAGAGGCGACAAAGTCAGGGAGGATCGAGGGTGTAGCGTCTAGCAGGAGTTCTCTGACGACCGGTTCCGGTAACACGGTAGCATCAGCGACGACGAGAGTTAATTTAATTCCACCTGGAGCCACGATCGCAGTCGGCGAGACGCCTTTAAGTAACGTTGTCGTATCAGCGCCAACAGCCCCGTCCGTGCTCGTTTCCGGTCCCATGGGAAGAGTTTCCGGCGTCGGTGCTTCCTCGCTGCTGTTCAAAGCGCCCCTGTATCCATTGCAGCGTTAACTGCTTGTCCCATTCGTTGTTCCTCCGGGGTGAAgatataaaagtaaaaaaagatAAAGGAGGGAGAATCGTTTCTGACGCTTGAATTACGCGACGTTTATTCGCAGACGCTCGACATATCCTTTCTAAAGACAGTTTCGCTCTGTTAACGTCGAGACAAGCCGTGCATTCGTTGACATTGCGTTGGCGACACGACACAAGGAAGGGAACATGTTGTGCAAGGACAACCGGAGACCAACCAGAAGCAAGGAACTGGCATTGATGGCAGCAAGTTGTTTGCTTGAAAACCACTGTTGCATACAATGGCTGCGATATTTTTCCCACCTCTTCGTATCGTTGCGTGTAGCAAGGTGCAAGAGTTTCAGGGCCTCGGGTTGAttataataacggtattgttttTTTATCATATTTCTTCGCAGTTCGATGTATTTCTGTAGTCGTGATTTATTGACACCTTGAACGGGACAATGGAAATAGATGCACGCAGCGAAACAGAATGcataacaattattattgaggatataatttctttattttcaattttatataccTTACATTATTAGTACGATTTTAGATTAATTCCTATTAACTTTTACTTTTTATATTCCATATTACCatgatattaattaacatttctcATTGAGAGGAAATAGTTGTTACGTTACGAGATCTATGAATGCTAATCAATTTCATCATTGTAAACAAAGTAAGCGATCTAATGAAATCATATTCATCTACTTGATCCAGTTATCTAGTATGTGATCGAAGCGGCTGGCGCAACCTTTGCTTTGGGTTAAATCATAGCAAACAAGCCGAACCTAAACCGTACGATTAAGCTTGAAACTCAATTATTACAGAGTCGCTTTCACTAGGCAAATCGACTGTGTCGAGTTGGCTCACTATGGACTTTTGACGTATACACGCGTTTGTTCGTATTTGAATCTCTTCCAGCCTATACATTTTGTAAGAGTGATCCAATCACACGATGAATTTATTTGATCAGCTATCTCTAAAAAAAGAGCAATCTCTTTGAAGTATTATAGTTTCAATGTCACTGAAATGGCACACGATACTCGACAATTCTAACAGtgacaatttaaatttcattatttctatgatttaaaaagattttttattttgaaattgcaCTGTGTGCAGTGAAAATATCTTAAGTCTATCTCATATCTAATCGTAGCCTACAATGCTACGCTATATATAACTAAgcattttaatttgaatattttttgctCATGCTTCAAGGTGTAAAGAGCTTGATCAAGGAAGCCGTTCCTACGCTATCTTGCTTCTCACTTCCACCACTTCCTGTGAGACTCACGGATTGAGCCAAGCTTGTTATATCGGTCAATCCTAGAAATAGAcacgatttaattaattcaattttctaataaacGCTTCACATAAAATGATACGAAGTTTATTATTACCAGACACTGGAACTATGTTCCTAAGCTGGGGATTTATCGAGTTTATTCCTGGTAAATTCAAAGGTCTTAGAAAATCGAGATTAATGATTGGCTGAGAATGAACTCGGTTCAtctggaaaagaaaaaaaatagaatcgtCAAAAGGAGAAACGATACGTTAATGTCTCCATTTGCACGTCCGGTAAAAAAGAATGGAGACGAACAGCCGCGTTTATTATTGCAACGAGAAAAATGTATTCTACATAGCGGAGAAacgtaaattaaaaatgagcCGATTcgtttaaattttaaacatcCTCCCCGCGTGGGAAATTTTAAATAGCTCTCATCTAACGCAGACAAATGTGTCTTTCCAGTTGAATGTACGAACGTCACGGCTCGTtcgttttaatttaatgtattCATGCTTCGTTCTCCTTCGTCAAAGTTACACTTATCCGTCTTGTTTCGTTAAATACCCTATACTGTACTTAGCCATCACGCCTTGGAAACATAAggcttttgaaaatttgaaatatgaaCTTTAAgacaaataattttgaatttgaattctTTACTTTGccttatttttaattctttattttacattttcatattTCGAAATCAACAATCgaataattttaagaaatcGAGGATAGAATTGTTTCGTACCTCCAGACAAACGAAAAGCAGCAATCCGAGGAAGGTGAATCTCTTTGCAACCATTATTCCCGTTACAAACAATGTCCTTTGAACTGGTAAACCTAAGTATGTATCTGCTACTGAGTGGATCACTGTACAATGACGAAATACTTTCCCGACTACTTTATATACCTGTCCAAAATCATTATTCTTACGTTCATCTTTAAGTCAAAGATAAAGCTGTCCGTGCCAAATCGAAATGTACGTCAACAAATTCTTTCATCGACGTTCGTGTGTAACAGACAGGACAGCGGATGATTAAAACGAGAATCTCGTAAAAGCACGAAAAGGTTCGTGTGAAATGAAAAGAGATACGGTAGAGCCGCGAGCGTACACAGTCACGCGTTGAAAGCAATGTTTTGTAATAACGCGTGCGACAACGTGATGAAAAAATATGCGCGTCCGCGATTTCGGACAATAAGCAAGTTTCGTGTTTTAATCGAACGGGAGTGGCGGTATCGAGGGGCGAAGGGAAACGCGGTCGAATTCACTCGTCGAACATTTTTAATCGACGCGTCGGAGTGAAACATTGATTTCGCGGGATCGAACGAGCCGTAAACAATGCTTAACAAGCGCATCgattcgtttttctttttgttccatttttttttttttgcgtgGAAGAATCGAAGCGTGCTGTTTGACGCGGTTACAATCATTAACAGCAATTCGTTCAGTTTTATTGTTTCGATCTCGCGAACGATACTCGGTAGTGATGGGATCAAGCATTTCGTAAGTAAATTCAAATACTCTGTAAGTATTGAAATACTATAAGTTTATAAGAGTTGTGCTAAAAATTCCATCCTCGTGATGTGAATTCTCCATTGATACGATTCAATCTAATCTCCTTTTATTTTCGTGTTTTCCTTTCGTTTACTAAACTTGAAACCCGATGATTCGAGCGAGTATTTGGCAGAGGATCGAGTTGAATCGGTCGGTTGCGTGCCATCAAACGTACTTCGCCCGGCTGATCCACTTTTCGCCATCGAGAAATATAAATGGCCCTTTAATGAATCGTGTGAAAGCATTGCCTGACGCGAATCCGATTACCCCTGCCTCGGGCGAAATTTTATGGAGCTCGACGAGATCGTGATTCCCTGCAATTTCTACCCTGAGCCCGCGCACCTCTGCCCTTGTTGCTCGCTAAATGAATGCCGCACCTAGGAACACGCAGTCTAAGTGAACAATACCTGATTCAACGAACGGCGTAAACATCCCTTACAGAGCTGGATCGTTTAATGGAACGAACGTTGAAAATGCAACCGGGATCCTCTTCGAAACAACGATGCTGGCTGTTACCACTTTCCCATACACTTTACAACTGGCGAGCTTTTTGTCGTAATTGTGCGGGAAAGAAAATGGTGAAATAAATATTGGCCACAGAAAATAGGAACTTTCCAAACGACGGAAGAATAAAGCAACGGCATGGTGAAAATTAATTCGACACCGCCAATTCACACACGTTTCATCCCGTTCTTCGACTAACTCCGCGTATCCTGCAGCTTGTGCAAATGCGGCGGTGCGGAGGGTAATAATGAATCCCAATAAACGGGACAATTTTACGGTAACGCGGAGAAAAACAGGGATGACGATGGCATCGGTGATTCTCGTAATGGCGTTCCGCGTTTCTGGGGGCTGGATGCACTTTCCTGTAATGCACCTGATCCGCGAGTGCAAGCTATACAACGCACGCATCCCTCCCTCTCTCGAAAATAATACGAGCCTGTTGGTAATTTTATTCTACGCTCTGCTGCCGACTGCGGACGCAATTAATACGCCTCTTCATATTTTCACGACCATCGGGGGTGAAACGATGCCCGATATTCAGCCACATTGTTCCGCCGACAGGCGATTGAAATTCGATGCTCGAATTTACTCATTTAGTTATTTGGAGGATGGTTATTACCTGTtactatattatattattaacattttaagCAAAATTGAAATGTGAAAATCTATGATGTAGTCGATTTCTTAATTAGTCGTGCACTCACTAATAGGACAAAGCGTTTGGATTTGtccaaatgaaaaataacaggTCGAGAGAAGCCTTTCATTTTACAATCGGAAAAGGGAGACGTTGATGGATGCGCGAATTTGATGGAAAGAGGTTTCACCGGAGAGTTTGAAAGGGGAACGTGATTTCGAGCTGACAAGGTGCACGCGATGAATGTGCTGCGAATTTGTGAGTCCCTTCTTTCGAACGGTGATAAATCGCTGTCGAATCGAATAGATGCAGCTCCGAGAAGCGTCTTTAAATATCATTCTTCTTCTCCAAAAGGGACAGGAGAGTAATTTTTGAATCGACAGAATCTTCGATTCGTTTCTGACCAGCTTATCGATTCTTCGTTGCACTTTAAAAGAGAACGAAGAATGCCGACGGATTGTGTTTTCTCAAAAGTTATgttatgaaaagaaaaatttctaagtcTTTGTATCAGGAAATGTTCAATTTGAAATGTTAAAGTCTATAGCCCAAGTACCGTGCGTTGCCGAATTTTCGGAAGGATTCCAACTAATGTGTCGCGTTCCCGACTAATCGGGTCGGTTCGGAAAACATCGGGCGGGCACGGGCGGGCGTCCGATACATGAGTGCAGTCGGGTAGCCCGACTATTTCGGGTTCGGTCGGGTACAGTCAGGCAGATTCGAACAAGCTTCCAAATTAtcttattccaaaattctatataaaacagattttgcacatgcttattgCAAGTATTAACAAGTGTACATGAGAGTTGGGGATCTCGTCCGGATCTGCCCGACTGTACCCGACCGAATCTGAAATAGTCGGGCTACCGGACTGCGCGCATGTATCGGACGCCCGCCCGATTTTTTCCGTGCCCGCCCGAGCCCGCAATATCGGGTGCCCGCACATCCCTAATACGAAAGCATACTGCAAAGACGAGTCGacgaagagaaaaatttcCAGGTCCTCGTTTCGCCAACCACGTTGAAACGTTGATCAATTGTCCTTTGATAAGAGAAAGCAGTAAACAAGTTCCAAGCATTGAATCGTAAAAACCTCGGCTGCAATGTGTCGTATGCCCGTTAACTTATTTTCGCTCGTTATCAGTAGATACCATCGACTCGGGTCACGGCCGTGGTACACGAGCATTATCTTCATCGTTTACTGGAGATTCGACATCAAAGGTCGTTACGGTAGATTGCATGGAATGTCGTCGCGTAAAGGATTGCCGTTGCCGACCACGTAGACAAGGAGGAGAAGGCAGAAGGGAAAGAacaaaagaagagagaaatcAGGTACGTGACGCGTGTTGGAAGGATCGTAAAAGTCGAAGGCTAGAGCGGTTAGTTTGGAAGGAGGAAAATTTCTCGCGGAACGTGTATCGCGAGGAGGAAGTTCACGCGTCTCGATTGGAAAACGGACGCCTCTGACGTGGCGGCGATAGATCACGCGTGCGGTCGCGAAGCAGAAACGGAGATTCACCTGTTGTTCGTGACTTCGCGAGCATCGCTGATTGCGTGCATATTTTACGAGGCTGAATTTCATAACACCTGGGCTCCGTCAATGGGACATTGCTAACGCGAGGAATTTACTTacgttaaaaataataacatttgTTACAGTTTTATGAAGGGCGCAGGGCTAAGAGTCCAGTGTATATTTATGACACATTTCATCGAGGCTTCATCTCAAATGCTGAAATTCAACCCTCCAGCTAGATAAGGGAGGAACTTTTTGTCTcattattttatgtaaataatgATCTTGCTGCTGTTAGCTGTCGTCGAGCTATTGTAGTGATACAAAGAAACCTTAATCTGACGGAAACAAAGTACTAGGCAAAGATAAATGGTTCATGGATATTGGATCTCAAGCAGTTCCTTTCTACATCATATAATTTGCAAGGATACTTAATAACGTAAGAAACAGTATAACAGAATTTCATTAACGATTTTCAGCAATTTACTGtcgttgaaaaatgaaacgatggCTGTTAgtaaaattgttttcaaaatcaattttcttttttattctataATATCTTGCATTTAACAGACTTTTACCTTAAAATCAACAAGAAGAGGGAACATTTTGATCTCGAAAAAGAATTCAACGCAGGGAGTAAATGGTTTTCCACCAGAGGAAATCCCATTTAACTGCACGAAAACACCCGTAGCAGGCTACAATAGGAAAAAGCTTGCAAAAATTTCGTTCGCCATTTTAAAGAAGATTCTGTTACACGAATGAATGACTTCAGCTGCATTCAGATAAATTCCTTTATTCCGTATATAACGTATAAAagcattttcttttcataGATTCTCAACGGTGTTTCTTGAAATTGCATGCAAACGATGGTTTAAGAGGAACTTTAGATTAATTAGATGTCAGCTGAGTGAAAGGAGATAACATACCTGTCACTTTTTATCGTTTCCAGTCATTTACGATTTTTCACCGtcgtttcctttttccttaTCGATTCTCGAAGATGCCAACTATCAATTTCTCATTCGTTCTTCTTACGATCTTTTACTTCCTTCCTTTCAattgtttgatattttttaaatataacaaTTTCGCAAAATTCTGTATTAGTTATTACTAACAGGCTTATGATACATGTATTATGATAACAgtgtgaaaattaaaaaatagacGATTAAAACGAATTGTTTTTTATGGCCGATGCTTTTATTGTGCGGATGTTTTCAGTGTTTCCATTGTTCCGGAAAACTGCCGCTTCTATCGATACAAGCGTGCATATTTTTTTGACATGGACGAGATGATTTCTCAGCTAGTGTGTTTCCATTAGCGATGCTTTTTAATTTACGCGAAAAACACCCTAGGGAAATAACGTGTCGAATTCACGAGAATTCCCGGTGGTAACCGTGCAAATAAGATTGAAACATAGAAGCTGACTATTTTTATGGAATCAAATATTTACGCAGATTTATTCGAAgcaaaacataaataaaattaacagcAAGAATTAAAAGCCGAATGAATACGTGCAAAATCAATAAGCAATCGTACCGATTGATTGATTCTTTCAATAATATAGACCCTCAACAATTAACTATTTAATTTACGAGAAACTAGGTAAAATAAAGCGCGAATTTAATCAAAAGCGGTTgggaattttaaaaattgagtGAAAGCTgtaattaaattgtttttcacGATACGGTCAACTTTCCCTCGCCAACTACAATTTTGACAATTTTTCCATCGTACCACTTACAATTTATATCCATTTTATTCTagtatatttgaattttatgaaTATCTGGTTTGCTGAAATATTCcatttaaatgtaattttatatttgcccaatttcatttatttattgtaaattatttcaatatacgAGGGTATTTCgcagaaaaattttaatgaaaggaTTTTTTATcacaaatattaaaatcatATCCTTAGGAATGAAGTTAATTAAAGATGATTACAATCCAACAATTAGTAATTCCCTTTCAAACGATCGCTATTTTCTGATCACGAACGTTATTGTAATAGTTAATTATGAAAACgatatttataatgatcaaATAATCGACATCGAAAAAATGGTTATCAATTATATCGATCGTATTACGTCTGGCCGTAAGAAGCGTTCCGCGCTATGGTAATTTGTTCTTCGTTAATACCATGACCCGAAACGCTTTCTATCGCGCGTGTACTAACGCGAAATCGTGTTTCCTGTTTACAATCGGCCACCGTGCAATCCTCTTAACGAGCTCGTTCCACGTAGCACGAAATTTTAATTCGAACAAGACGGAAAACCGGCAACCCGATTAATTAATCGCGTGGCAATCTCTCGAAGCGAAAGCGGACGAATATTGATGtctcgataaaaaaaaaaaagaagcgcgaTGAGAAAAAACGTTCGTTTCGAGTTGATTTCCGCGTGCGCCAACCGGATCCCTTAGACACGAAATTTTTCTAGCCGTCGAACCGGAAAACGTGGAGCATTTCCTGCGGATATTCCTAGGAATCCAGACAAGGACGGAAGTCAGATACGGAAGTCGTCGCTTTAAACAAACCTGTAGTTTGCTTTCGCTATCCGGCATCGAGTTCATCGTGTCTCGTGCCAACAGCGTTCATAAAACGAACTCGTCCTCTTGCGATTGTTTCTCGACTCTTCGATATATATCTTAGTCCGATCTCCATTTGAAACTTCCGGATATTATCTGAAAGTTTTTTATACTtgcgaaagaaattattttagttAAAAATTCCTACAATGTGGCTAAAATGAATTTATGTATACTTaagttaaattttcaaatttcagtCCCGTCAAATAAATacatgtttatttttatttatttttattatattccttcTTTTAGATCCCagattttgattaaaaaacaTGTTTCTATTTTCCAGAACGTTTTCGTGGAATTTTCACCACCGCGCGTCGTATCAGATAGCAAAGAATAAAAGTTTACTGCAGAGCGCGGAATCGCGGAAGCGGAAGCGTGTAAATTTGGAACGCGGGGTGCAACGGTGGTGTAAATTGTCGTAAGGAATAGTCGAGACCGTTATCTTTTACGATCAGAAATTCAACGGCCCGTTTATACGCGcgtagaaaaaaagaaaaacaggagtaaaaggaaaataaattctgTGCGTCGACTTTAAAGAATCGGTGAAAGTTGCGGTTCGAAATGTTACTTGGGTGTCGAGAGCGTCGCCATCCACCGGATATACAGACAACTATCTCGTTCAGTTGGAATTGCGGTGAACCATTTGAAACCATCGATTCCACGCTTTATCAGCGGGTTCGTGTCCCGGCTAAAACCAGGTCCTGATCCACGGAAATACGAATGTCGTACGACCTGTTGCACTCGATGCTCCCACTGTTTGCGCACTGTCGGTGAGACACCCTTCGCCAAACTTAGGGATGCAGTTTCCCGACGGAGAACTTGTCGAAATCCTGAAAATCTCACCCCTAAGGATCACTATCTATCTCTTTCAATATCTTTAATCACCTTTgcttataattttttaaagaattgTGTCTGtcaaatataattattcaagaaataaa
It encodes:
- the LOC114876734 gene encoding streptococcal hemagglutinin-like encodes the protein MEKRKEATRLLLRLATSILLTSVHADVSPYHEIVGVGQSAPPFFVAPLYGVAPAVTLLAPEPIKETETIVAGPVTTTIVEGSSSGPVTILSPGSSSKILQNTAPSIEETTNISSVPADDSVLVRGASSGPVTLVAPSDNSVAIGVADNAASAGTETKKGVVATSAKASVAIENAEESSPTADASANTAAIKETIGIASANAVIGPSTGPIVITGPTAPPLPIALATSTSSSATVSASTTVTSINATTTAAANVSSILTDDGGNDEAPLLTEATKSGRIEGVASSRSSLTTGSGNTVASATTRVNLIPPGATIAVGETPLSNVVVSAPTAPSVLVSGPMGRVSGVGASSLLFKAPLYPLQR